A window from Leptothermofonsia sichuanensis E412 encodes these proteins:
- a CDS encoding FGGY-family carbohydrate kinase has protein sequence MSLFIGIDFGTSGARIAVIDAQAQLLTQVSYPFGKPTDWISTWQAGLFTLLGEIPAELRRDVGAIAINGTSSTVLLCDIRGNPIAPPLLYNDASAATELETLRQFFARQPDGSAPCKDTVLSATSSLVKLLWWKRQPFFSQAKYLLHQADWLGFLLHGQLGISDYHNSLKLGYDVKQLAYPAWMEPLGILPLLPEVKEPGRVIAPIKVEIALQFGFPQTCQICAGTTDSIAAFLASGASSPGEAVTSLGSTLVLKLLSTRAVENNAYGIYSHRLGNLWLVGGASNTGGAVLQQFFTAAELESLSAQIPVEQESPLDYYPLLQPGDRFPVNDPHLSPRLLPRPEDPVQFLHGLLESMARIEARGYRLLQELGASPMIHVYTAGGGAKNTAWTAIRSRHLGVPVTPSPHTEAAYGTALLALNGIPK, from the coding sequence ATGAGCCTCTTTATCGGTATAGACTTTGGCACCTCTGGGGCACGCATAGCTGTTATTGATGCCCAGGCTCAGTTGTTAACGCAGGTGAGCTATCCCTTTGGAAAACCGACGGACTGGATATCAACCTGGCAGGCGGGTCTGTTTACGCTGCTTGGGGAGATACCAGCAGAGTTACGCCGAGACGTGGGGGCGATCGCGATCAACGGCACTTCTTCCACAGTGCTGCTGTGCGACATCAGGGGAAATCCAATCGCCCCTCCCTTGCTCTACAATGATGCCTCTGCCGCAACCGAACTGGAGACATTACGCCAGTTTTTTGCCCGGCAGCCTGATGGCAGTGCCCCCTGTAAAGATACGGTGTTGAGTGCCACATCCAGCCTGGTCAAGTTGCTCTGGTGGAAACGGCAACCGTTCTTTTCCCAGGCAAAATACCTGTTGCATCAGGCAGACTGGTTGGGATTTCTACTCCACGGCCAGTTGGGAATCAGCGATTATCACAACAGTTTGAAACTGGGATATGACGTGAAACAACTGGCGTATCCAGCCTGGATGGAACCATTGGGAATTTTGCCCCTGTTGCCGGAGGTCAAGGAGCCAGGCAGGGTAATTGCTCCGATCAAAGTAGAAATCGCGCTCCAGTTTGGATTCCCCCAGACCTGCCAGATCTGTGCTGGAACCACTGATAGCATCGCTGCTTTTCTGGCCAGTGGAGCCAGTTCTCCCGGTGAAGCAGTCACTTCTCTGGGGTCCACCTTAGTGCTCAAACTATTGAGCACCAGGGCTGTTGAGAACAACGCCTATGGTATTTACAGTCATCGACTGGGCAATCTCTGGCTGGTGGGTGGGGCGTCCAATACAGGAGGGGCTGTGCTGCAACAGTTTTTTACAGCCGCCGAACTGGAATCATTGAGCGCCCAAATTCCTGTTGAGCAAGAAAGCCCATTGGACTACTATCCCCTACTCCAACCCGGCGATCGCTTTCCAGTCAACGATCCGCATCTGTCTCCCAGGTTGCTTCCCCGTCCTGAAGATCCGGTGCAATTTCTCCACGGATTGCTGGAAAGTATGGCAAGAATTGAAGCCAGGGGGTATCGGTTACTCCAGGAGTTGGGTGCCTCTCCCATGATTCACGTCTATACAGCGGGTGGGGGGGCAAAAAACACCGCCTGGACAGCCATTCGCTCTCGCCACCTGGGAGTGCCTGTCACTCCATCTCCTCACACAGAGGCAGCCTATGGCACAGCCTTACTGGCACTCAACGGAATCCCAAAGTGA
- a CDS encoding DUF2949 domain-containing protein codes for MEMTLLIKLFHFLQEDIGIPAAEISTAQKLLGRLSRQQPEQSLNLLPIVLWQYGLVTLDQLNRVLDWLEAAQGTI; via the coding sequence ATGGAAATGACTCTGCTGATTAAGCTATTTCACTTTCTGCAAGAAGACATTGGCATTCCTGCGGCTGAGATCTCAACTGCCCAAAAACTATTGGGTCGGCTCAGTCGCCAGCAACCGGAGCAATCGTTGAATCTGCTGCCGATCGTGCTCTGGCAATACGGGCTGGTGACCTTAGATCAGTTGAATCGCGTGCTGGACTGGTTAGAAGCGGCACAGGGCACCATTTAA
- a CDS encoding DUF1830 domain-containing protein: MTQTLDSLPSDFSRAVLCCYVNSSSRIQIVRITDVASWYFERVVFPGQRLLFEAPTEAHLEIHSNAIASAILADTIPCQRLQVQEQAQDPMEGVKS, from the coding sequence ATGACTCAAACTCTGGATTCGCTTCCCTCTGACTTTTCCCGCGCAGTACTCTGTTGCTACGTCAACAGTTCCTCACGAATTCAGATTGTCCGCATTACGGATGTGGCAAGCTGGTACTTTGAACGAGTTGTTTTTCCAGGTCAGCGTCTTTTATTTGAAGCCCCGACAGAAGCCCATTTAGAGATCCATTCCAATGCGATCGCCAGTGCTATTCTGGCAGACACCATCCCCTGTCAACGCTTACAGGTCCAGGAACAGGCGCAGGATCCGATGGAGGGAGTCAAAAGTTAA
- a CDS encoding NAD(P)/FAD-dependent oxidoreductase yields the protein MTQQPARICILGGGFGGLYTALRLSQLPWTNQQKPEIVLVDRSDRFLFAPLLYELMTGELQAWEIAPPFEELLAGTGVRFYQSEVTGIDLQKRQVQFQTGLELSYDRLVLSLGGETPLDRVPGGAEHALPFRTIADAYRLEERLRVLEESNVDRIRVAIVGGGYSGVELACKLADRLKERGRIRLVEKADQILGTSTDFNREAATQALEEKGIWIDLETTVEAITSDTLTLTYKGSADTIPVEIVLWTVGTRVTDVIATLPLKKSPAGRIAVTPTLQAVDQPEVVALGDLADCKDAEGQQVPMTAQVAIQQAEYAGWNIWASLTDRPLLPFRYYHLGEMMTLGTANATLTALGLKLNGPFAHVFRRLAYLYRMPTLEHQLRVGMGWITRPFLDAMAKVENL from the coding sequence ATGACTCAACAACCTGCTCGTATTTGTATTCTGGGTGGAGGCTTTGGCGGTCTCTACACTGCTCTGCGGTTAAGCCAGTTGCCCTGGACTAACCAGCAGAAGCCTGAGATTGTTCTGGTTGATCGCAGCGATCGCTTTCTCTTTGCGCCTCTTCTGTATGAATTGATGACGGGTGAGTTGCAGGCATGGGAAATTGCACCTCCCTTTGAAGAACTTCTGGCGGGAACTGGCGTGCGCTTCTATCAAAGCGAAGTCACAGGGATTGACCTGCAAAAGCGGCAGGTCCAGTTTCAAACCGGACTGGAACTCTCCTACGACCGACTGGTATTGAGTCTGGGAGGAGAAACGCCTCTAGATCGAGTACCGGGAGGAGCAGAACATGCCCTGCCGTTTCGCACCATTGCCGACGCTTATCGTCTGGAGGAACGCCTGCGCGTTCTAGAAGAATCTAATGTTGATCGGATTCGGGTGGCGATCGTTGGTGGTGGCTACTCCGGGGTAGAACTTGCCTGCAAACTCGCCGACCGACTGAAGGAACGGGGGCGGATTCGTCTGGTTGAAAAGGCCGATCAGATCCTTGGCACCTCAACCGACTTTAACCGGGAAGCCGCTACCCAGGCCCTGGAGGAAAAAGGAATCTGGATTGATCTGGAAACAACCGTTGAGGCCATCACTTCCGATACCCTTACCCTTACCTACAAAGGCTCCGCCGATACTATCCCGGTTGAAATTGTCCTGTGGACTGTCGGAACGCGCGTGACCGACGTGATTGCTACTTTACCCCTGAAAAAAAGTCCGGCAGGGCGAATTGCAGTTACTCCCACCCTACAGGCCGTTGATCAACCGGAAGTGGTTGCGCTGGGTGATCTGGCAGATTGCAAAGATGCCGAGGGGCAACAGGTCCCCATGACCGCCCAGGTAGCCATTCAGCAGGCTGAATACGCGGGCTGGAACATCTGGGCATCCCTGACTGATCGCCCTCTGTTGCCTTTCCGTTATTATCATTTGGGAGAAATGATGACTCTGGGAACCGCCAATGCCACCCTGACGGCTCTGGGGCTGAAGCTGAATGGACCTTTTGCCCATGTATTCCGTCGTCTGGCTTACCTCTACCGGATGCCAACCCTGGAACACCAGCTACGTGTAGGAATGGGCTGGATTACCCGCCCATTCCTGGATGCTATGGCAAAGGTGGAAAATCTGTAA
- a CDS encoding pentapeptide repeat-containing protein: protein MRASELLKRYAAGERDFSQVSLWGVNLSRANLKGINLAQADLRGANLRGIVLRQACLEGANLAEADLTNAHLTGAILAGAHLEGANLTEANLASADLRQALLPQAILNKANLNGANLSCADLNNAHLWGANLCNAKLLDINLRSANLRGAYLCQAVLSGELGEANLSGANLSWTVLSGTNLKEAILTEAELNSANLAGAALCHAKLRGADLRGADLSNADLSDTNLSEANLAMAKLAGTIFDGAILSGVDLRGANLSETNLKGVNLLGANLRGAILPKGFE, encoded by the coding sequence ATGCGTGCGAGTGAACTCCTGAAGCGTTATGCCGCAGGAGAGCGAGACTTTAGCCAGGTAAGCCTGTGGGGAGTAAACCTGAGCAGAGCAAACCTGAAGGGAATTAACCTGGCTCAGGCAGATCTGCGGGGAGCTAATCTGCGCGGAATTGTTTTAAGACAGGCCTGCCTGGAGGGTGCCAATTTAGCTGAAGCTGATTTAACCAACGCACACTTAACCGGGGCAATTTTGGCGGGTGCCCACTTAGAGGGAGCAAACCTGACTGAGGCAAACCTGGCCAGTGCAGATCTGCGCCAGGCACTTCTGCCCCAGGCCATTTTGAACAAGGCTAACCTGAATGGAGCCAACCTAAGCTGCGCCGATCTTAACAATGCTCACCTGTGGGGTGCCAACCTCTGTAATGCAAAACTACTGGACATTAATTTGAGAAGTGCGAACTTGCGGGGTGCCTATCTTTGCCAGGCAGTTTTGAGTGGAGAACTGGGAGAAGCGAACCTGAGTGGCGCAAACCTGAGCTGGACTGTATTGTCCGGCACAAATTTAAAGGAAGCCATTCTGACTGAAGCAGAGTTAAATAGTGCAAATCTTGCCGGAGCCGCTCTTTGTCATGCCAAACTGCGGGGAGCCGATTTGCGGGGAGCCGACCTGAGCAATGCCGATTTGAGTGACACAAATCTGAGTGAGGCAAATCTGGCAATGGCAAAACTGGCAGGCACTATTTTCGACGGCGCAATTCTCAGCGGAGTTGACCTGCGGGGTGCTAATTTGAGCGAAACGAACTTGAAGGGGGTCAACCTGTTGGGGGCAAACCTGCGGGGGGCCATTTTACCCAAAGGCTTTGAGTAG
- a CDS encoding CDGSH iron-sulfur domain-containing protein has product MSEPVIFDTKPVVMDLEPGSYYWCSCGQSANQPFCDGSHKGTGFTPLKFEIAETKTVALCNCKHTGNTPFCDGSHSKL; this is encoded by the coding sequence GTGAGCGAACCTGTAATTTTCGATACGAAGCCTGTTGTGATGGATCTGGAACCGGGCAGTTATTACTGGTGCAGTTGTGGTCAGTCGGCTAATCAGCCCTTCTGTGATGGTTCTCACAAAGGTACAGGTTTTACACCATTGAAGTTCGAGATTGCAGAAACGAAAACCGTTGCGCTTTGCAACTGCAAACACACGGGTAATACGCCTTTCTGCGATGGTTCTCACAGCAAACTCTAA
- a CDS encoding pirin family protein, with protein MITIRRSDERGQADHGWLNSYHSFSFANYYDPEHMGFRSLRVINEDRIAAGTGFPTHPHRDMEIITYVVSGAVAHRDSLGNTETIGASGIQKFSAGTGIAHSEFNPSSTEPLHLLQIWILPNQQGLRPGYEQKTFPPETKQGQWRKLASRDASDGSVKINQDAELYATILRSGEQQGYTLQPGRYAWVQVVKGEISLNGNALYPGDGAAIREEMDLTLEATSDAEILLFDLA; from the coding sequence ATGATTACTATCCGCAGATCAGACGAACGGGGACAGGCGGATCATGGCTGGCTGAATTCTTATCATTCTTTTTCATTCGCAAATTACTACGATCCTGAGCACATGGGATTCCGTAGCTTGCGAGTCATCAATGAAGATCGGATCGCGGCTGGGACAGGATTTCCCACCCATCCCCATCGGGATATGGAAATCATTACCTACGTGGTTTCTGGCGCTGTGGCTCACCGGGATAGTCTGGGCAACACGGAGACAATTGGAGCCAGCGGCATCCAGAAATTCTCTGCCGGAACCGGGATTGCCCATAGTGAGTTCAATCCTTCCAGCACAGAACCTCTGCATCTCCTGCAAATCTGGATTTTGCCCAATCAGCAGGGGTTGCGCCCAGGCTATGAACAAAAAACGTTTCCCCCAGAAACTAAACAGGGACAGTGGCGCAAACTGGCAAGCCGGGATGCATCCGATGGTTCTGTGAAAATTAACCAGGACGCTGAATTATATGCCACCATTCTGCGATCGGGTGAACAGCAAGGTTATACATTGCAGCCGGGTCGTTATGCCTGGGTGCAGGTGGTTAAAGGGGAAATCAGCCTCAATGGCAACGCCCTGTATCCCGGTGACGGAGCCGCTATTCGTGAAGAAATGGATCTAACGCTGGAAGCCACAAGCGATGCTGAGATTTTACTGTTTGATCTGGCTTGA
- a CDS encoding glutathione S-transferase family protein: MALGMLVNGKWTTEWNEQDPEGRFNRTPTRFRDRITADGSSGFKAEAGRYHLYVSLACPWAHRTLIMRRLKGLETAIGVSIVDPVLSDRGWFFSEAPGAIPDSVNGTQYLQEIYLKAKSDYTGRVTVPVLWDNQTKTIVNNESREIIRMFDTEFNGIAKNDIDLYPKPLQAQVEATIEAIYTPINNGVYRSGFATSQAAYEEAVTELFQNLDYWEEVLGKQRYLCGDQLTEADICMFTTLFRFDSVYHGHFKCNLRRIADYPNLWNYLKDIYQFPGIQETCDLDHIKRHYYMSQTAINPNQIVPIGPIIDFEAAHDRDRFAPVML, translated from the coding sequence ATGGCACTCGGAATGCTTGTTAATGGAAAATGGACCACTGAATGGAACGAGCAAGACCCTGAAGGTCGGTTTAATCGTACACCAACCAGGTTCCGCGATCGCATTACCGCTGATGGATCCAGCGGCTTTAAGGCAGAGGCAGGTAGATATCACCTCTATGTTTCGTTAGCCTGTCCCTGGGCGCATCGTACCTTAATCATGCGCAGGCTGAAAGGATTAGAAACGGCGATCGGTGTGTCGATTGTGGATCCGGTATTGAGTGACCGGGGCTGGTTTTTCTCGGAAGCACCGGGTGCCATTCCCGATTCCGTGAATGGCACGCAATATTTGCAAGAGATTTATCTAAAAGCAAAATCAGACTACACCGGGCGCGTAACGGTGCCTGTGTTGTGGGACAACCAAACAAAGACCATTGTCAATAACGAGTCTCGGGAAATCATTCGTATGTTTGATACCGAGTTTAATGGAATTGCGAAGAATGATATTGATCTCTATCCCAAACCATTGCAGGCACAGGTTGAAGCAACGATTGAAGCCATTTACACACCGATTAATAATGGGGTTTACCGTTCTGGTTTTGCGACTTCCCAGGCAGCCTATGAAGAGGCGGTGACTGAATTATTTCAGAACCTTGACTATTGGGAAGAGGTGTTGGGGAAACAACGCTACCTGTGCGGCGATCAGCTCACGGAAGCTGATATCTGTATGTTCACGACCTTATTCCGGTTTGATTCGGTGTATCATGGACACTTCAAATGCAACCTGAGGCGAATTGCAGATTATCCCAACCTGTGGAACTACCTGAAAGATATCTACCAGTTTCCCGGTATCCAGGAAACCTGCGATTTAGACCACATCAAACGGCACTACTACATGAGCCAGACAGCCATTAACCCAAATCAGATTGTCCCCATAGGACCCATTATTGATTTCGAGGCAGCCCATGATCGCGATCGATTTGCACCCGTAATGCTGTAG
- the eno gene encoding phosphopyruvate hydratase, with protein MAAIASITAREILDSRGNPTVEVDVTLTDGSKGRAAVPSGASTGSREALEMRDGDPKRYSGKGVLKAVENVKGAIATALKGADASDQAAIDQKMLELDGTEYKSNLGANAILGVSMAVARAAATSAGIPLYQSLGGDGATLLPAPCFNILNGGAHADNVVDFQEFMIVPTGAPTFSESLRMGADVYHALKSILKQKGYSTGVGDEGGFAPSLKANVEAVELILAGIEKAGLKAGTDVVIALDPATSELYREDGGYYEFYKSDKSRKSTEEMIDLWESWVNQFPIVSIEDGLGEKDWEGWQELTRRLGNRIQLVGDDAFVTNPKIIKQAIADGVGNSSLIKVNQIGSVTETIDAINISYNAGYTCMVSHRSGETPDDFIADLAVATRSGQIKTGAPCRGERLAKYNQLLRIEEELGSRAEYAGWSKFKRG; from the coding sequence ATGGCAGCCATTGCATCCATTACAGCCAGAGAAATCCTCGACTCCCGTGGCAATCCTACCGTTGAAGTCGATGTCACCTTAACGGATGGCAGTAAGGGACGGGCAGCCGTTCCTTCAGGGGCGTCTACCGGCAGCCGTGAGGCACTGGAAATGAGAGACGGAGACCCCAAACGCTACAGTGGCAAAGGGGTTTTGAAGGCAGTTGAGAACGTGAAAGGCGCGATTGCAACCGCGCTCAAGGGAGCCGATGCTTCAGACCAGGCGGCGATCGACCAGAAAATGCTGGAACTGGATGGCACCGAGTACAAGTCCAATCTGGGTGCAAATGCAATCTTGGGGGTGTCAATGGCGGTTGCCCGGGCAGCAGCGACTTCTGCCGGAATTCCGCTTTACCAATCTCTCGGTGGAGACGGTGCAACCCTGCTACCTGCACCCTGTTTCAACATTTTGAATGGCGGGGCACACGCCGACAATGTGGTGGACTTTCAGGAATTTATGATCGTTCCCACGGGGGCACCTACTTTCAGTGAGTCTCTGCGGATGGGAGCCGATGTTTACCATGCGCTGAAATCTATTCTCAAACAGAAGGGCTATAGTACAGGTGTTGGCGATGAGGGTGGCTTTGCACCCAGCTTGAAGGCAAATGTAGAAGCCGTTGAATTGATCCTGGCAGGGATTGAAAAAGCAGGTTTGAAAGCGGGGACCGATGTGGTAATCGCCCTCGACCCTGCCACCAGCGAACTCTACCGGGAAGACGGCGGCTACTACGAGTTCTACAAATCAGATAAGAGCCGCAAGAGCACAGAAGAAATGATTGACCTGTGGGAAAGTTGGGTCAACCAGTTTCCCATTGTCTCGATTGAAGACGGACTGGGCGAAAAGGATTGGGAAGGCTGGCAGGAACTGACTCGTCGGTTGGGAAACCGGATTCAACTGGTTGGGGACGATGCCTTTGTCACCAATCCCAAAATTATCAAGCAGGCGATCGCTGATGGAGTAGGCAATTCCTCCCTGATTAAAGTGAATCAGATTGGCTCTGTCACTGAAACGATCGACGCTATCAATATTTCTTACAATGCTGGTTACACCTGCATGGTCAGCCACCGCTCTGGTGAAACCCCCGATGACTTCATCGCTGATTTAGCGGTCGCTACCCGTTCAGGACAGATCAAAACGGGTGCCCCCTGCCGGGGTGAACGACTTGCCAAGTACAACCAATTGCTTCGGATTGAAGAAGAATTGGGCAGCCGGGCTGAGTACGCTGGTTGGTCAAAATTTAAGCGGGGTTGA
- the sipA gene encoding regulatory protein SipA — MSKDFILGDRVRVISLPPFVKTADPMPMLRPSTVITLGEEGIVVDRKPGGYWSVRFASGTYLMESEYLEINQTL, encoded by the coding sequence ATGTCTAAGGATTTTATTCTAGGCGATCGCGTGCGGGTGATTTCCCTCCCACCTTTTGTGAAAACAGCCGATCCCATGCCAATGCTGCGGCCCTCTACCGTGATCACCCTGGGAGAGGAGGGGATCGTGGTAGATCGCAAACCAGGTGGTTACTGGAGTGTACGATTCGCCAGCGGCACCTACTTAATGGAAAGCGAGTACCTGGAAATCAATCAAACCCTTTAG